A region of Zeugodacus cucurbitae isolate PBARC_wt_2022May chromosome 5, idZeuCucr1.2, whole genome shotgun sequence DNA encodes the following proteins:
- the LOC105213844 gene encoding vitellogenin-1-like produces MKIFHFISLWWFVQASAKEQGTPFDYQQEAQQIADALSATAPRPLRADYFFRVIRNLIRSFPEQEELALTNAVCTALIEKGKNQTPDRYTPRLEDINFQLRTPCDNRSYPVKDPSGLQLDPDFNTLRNTILFATGWTTTVSHRHHDGLSKAYNCRGDTNYLALDVGDYLDTLYSWSAQNTDNIGKYVAQGIQRLSLFMDISKLHLMGHSLGAQIVGAAARHYRLLTGQSLPYVTGLDPAFPCFNEDEGLTTISANDADFVDIIHTNVGVYGQYAAYGDVDFYVGGKFSIQNACITQECSHEIVWDYYKESVYPNNVLNFLARPCNSLYSLQEGRCEGIESPMGYAVPRNINGRYVLDANSEKPYGKNATVAYTDPETSPCGACPFPPNV; encoded by the exons ATGAAGATATTCCACTTCATTTCACTTTGGTGGTTCGTCCAAGCCAGCGCAAAAGAGCAGGGTACACCATTCGATTACCAGCAAGAGGCACAACAGATAGCCGATGCATTGAGCGCGACTGCACCTCGACCGCTACGGGCCGACTACTTTTTCAGAGTAATAAGAAATTTGATCAGAAGTTTTCCTGAACAAGAGGAACTTGCACTAACGAATGCTGTTT GTACCGCACTTATTGAAAAGGGCAAGAATCAAACACCCGATCGGTATACACCGAGATTGGAAGATATTAATTTTCAGTTACGTACTCCATGTGATAACCGTTCATATCCTGTAAAGGATCCTAGTGGTCTACAATTGGATCCGgattttaatacattaagaaatACCATTCTTTTTGCTACTGGCTGGACGACTACTGTGAGTCATAGACATCACGACGGTTTGTCTAAGGCATACAATTGCCGCGGTGACACCAATTATCTG GCGCTGGATGTTGGCGACTATCTTGATACGCTGTACTCGTGGTCCGCACAAAACACCGACAACATCGGCAAATATGTGGCTCAAGGCATTCAACGTCTCTCCCTGTTTATGGACATCTCCAAACTGCATCTAATGGGTCACAGTTTGGGCGCACAAATAGTGGGTGCGGCGGCGCGTCATTATCGTTTGTTAACAGGCCAAAGCTTACCATACGTAACCGGTTTAGACCCCGCTTTTCCGTGTTTCAACGAAGATGAGGGCCTGACCACCATCTCAGCCAACGACGCCGACTTCGTTGACATCATTCACACGAATGTCGGCGTTTACGGTCAGTACGCAGCTTACGGCGATGTTGATTTCTATGTGGGTGGTAAATTTTCAATTCAGAATGCGTGCATAACACAGGAGTGTTCGCATGAGATCGTTTGGGATTACTACAAGGAGTCGGTGTATCCCAATAATGTACTAAATTTTCTGGCAAGGCCTTGCAATTCGCTCTATAGCCTGCAGGAGGGTCGATGTGAAGGTATTGAGTCTCCGATGGGATATGCCGTGCCACGTAATATAAATGGTCGGTATGTTTTGGATGCGAACTCTGAAAAACCATATGGTAAAAATGCTACCGTAGCGTATACTGATCCTGAGACGTCTCCCTGTGGTGCTTGCCCTTTTCCCCCGAATGTATGA
- the LOC105213843 gene encoding vitellogenin-3-like, which translates to MGDLTKVVKRTQSRLRINSSLLHAQSLTSDTVRKSIQTNINPTKKIAMRILIISLWCLVQTSAAQEATPFDYLQSAQQIAEGLIASAPGPLRPDYFFRVVQNLVKGLPSQKANALTNAICAAVIASGRNQTPDRYAPRLEDIKFQLRTPCYKREYPVEDPSGLVLDPAFDINKRTVLFATGWTTTVNNERHDSLSKAYNCRGDTNYLALDIGDYINTLYSWSAQNTDVLGKYVAEDIQRLSEFIDVSKLHLMGHSLGAQIMGSAARHYRLLTGQNLPYVTGLDPAFPCFNEGETLTTISASDADFVDIIHTNIGVNGQYAAYGHVDFYVGGKFPIQNACITQLCSHEIVWEYYTESVYPNNELNFLARRCNSLFSLQEGRCEGLESPMGYAVPRDISGRYMLDANSKKPYGKNATSDYTDPDTSPCGACARIFNE; encoded by the exons ATGGGAGACCTTACAAAAGTAGTAAAACGTACTCAAAGCCGTTTGCGTATAAATAGCTCACTATTGCACGCACAGTCACTTACTTCGGATACGGTTCGCAAATCAATCCAAACAAATATAAATCCAACAAAAAAGATTGCTATGAGAATACTTATAATTTCACTTTGGTGCCTCGTCCAAACCAGCGCAGCACAGGAGGCAACACCATTCGACTACCTGCAGTCGGCACAACAGATAGCCGAAGGATTGATTGCGAGTGCGCCTGGACCTCTACGGCCCGACTACTTTTTCAGAGTAGTACAAAATTTGGTCAAAGGTTTGCCCTCACAAAAGGCGAATGCACTAACGAATGCTATTT GTGCCGCGGTTATTGCCAGCGGAAGGAATCAAACACCCGATCGGTATGCACCGAGGTTGGAAGATATTAAATTTCAACTGCGTACTCCGTGCTATAAGCGTGAATATCCGGTGGAGGATCCTAGTGGGCTAGTATTGGATCCGGCTTTTGATATCAACAAACGAACCGTTCTTTTTGCTACCGGTTGGACAACTACCGTGAATAATGAACGTCATGACTCTTTGTCTAAGGCATACAATTGTCGCGGTGACACCAATTATTTG GCGCTGGATATTGGCGACTACATAAACACGCTTTACTCGTGGTCCGCACAAAACACCGACGTCCTCGGTAAATATGTGGCTGAAGACATTCAACGTCTCTCTGAGTTCATAGACGTCTCCAAACTGCATCTAATGGGTCACAGTTTGGGCGCTCAAATAATGGGCTCCGCGGCGCGTCACTATCGCTTGTTGACGGGTCAAAATTTACCCTACGTGACCGGTTTGGATCCCGCTTTTCCATGTTTCAACGAAGGTGAGACCCTAACCACCATCTCAGCCAGCGACGCAGACTTCGTTGACATCATCCACACGAATATCGGCGTTAACGGCCAGTATGCAGCATACGGTCACGTTGATTTCTACGTCGGTGGTAAATTTCCTATTCAGAATGCCTGCATAACGCAGCTATGCTCACACGAAATCGTTTGGGAGTACTACACAGAGTCGGTGTATCCCAATAACGAGCTCAATTTTCTGGCAAGACGTTGCAACTCGCTCTTCAGCCTGCAGGAAGGTAGATGTGAAGGTCTTGAGTCGCCTATGGGTTATGCTGTGCCACGTGACATAAGTGGCCGATATATGTTGGATGCAAACTCTAAGAAACCATATGGCAAAAATGCTACATCGGACTATACTGACCCTGATACGTCGCCTTGTGGTGCCTGTGCTCGTATCTTTAATGAATAA